A window from Gallus gallus isolate bGalGal1 chromosome 7, bGalGal1.mat.broiler.GRCg7b, whole genome shotgun sequence encodes these proteins:
- the AOX2 gene encoding aldehyde oxidase 2 isoform X3, with protein sequence MACLDKQSDDLVFFVNGKKVIERKADPEELLLYYLRKELRLSGTKYGCGVGGCGACTVMLSTYDPVVKKIRHHPANSCLLPICSLHGAAVTTVEGVGSIKNRINPIQERLAKCHGSQCGFCTPGMVMSIYALLRNHVKPSMEQIISALDGNLCRCTGYRPIIDSYASFAKEQTCCQLRGTGQCCLEQEELGCSSSAGVRIRSGLCNPAEFLPVDPTQEFIFPPELMRMAQEQQGKTLIFCSKRTTWISPSSLKELLELKAKYPKAPLVVGNTSLGLNKNDCDAYHPIVLHPLRIPEMQVVSITDDGIVIGATCCLAQLRDILIETIPKLPEEKTKIYQALLQQLRTLAGEQIRSMASLGGHVVSRGSAWDLNPILCAGKSVLNLASDGGKRQIFLDDQFLAGHKHADIEPKEVIVSVLIPYSTKDEFISAFRQAERQKNAFSIVNSGLRVLFSPGTDTIVDLSILYGGIGSTTLSARKSCEKLIGRQWNDQMLSEACKLVLEEISLPPSASGGKVEYRRTLLVSFLFRFYLEVLHGLHQMYPFRYSELSQDKMSALGVLQSGVPQGVQLYQDVDPGQSPQDPVGRPIMHQSGIKHATGEAVFIDDIRPVDGELSLAVVTSIKAHAKIKSIDISEALQVPGVINVVTAKDVPGKNGNDEEEAFAKDKVICVGQIICAVVAETLTQAQRGAKKVKIVYEDLQPVLTIKDAIEHNSYITEERKLEKGDIEKGFKSADKIIEGELHMGGQEHFYLETNSVLVIPRMEDKEMDVYVSTQHATDVQKLVASALNLQSNKIMCHTKRVGGAFGGKITKPSFFAVIAAVAANKTGRPVRFALERNMDMLITGGRHPFFGKYKVGFMKDGRIIAADFQCYINGGCTKDESELVIEYIVLKVDNAYNIPNLRVRGHACKTNLPSNTAFRGFGFPQAGLFVETCIVAVATKTGLPHEKVREINMYRGVNRTAFKEEFDAENLWKCWKECLDKSDYHSRNAKVEEFNRKNYWKKKGIAIIPMKFSVGFNATYFHQAGALVHIYLDGSVLVTHGGIELGQGIHTKMLQIASRELKIPLSYIHFCETSSTTVPNGKYTAGSVGTEINARAVQDACQILWKRLDPIRRKNPKGKWEDW encoded by the exons ACACCATCCTGCCAACTCCTGCCTGCTCCCCATATGCTCactgcatggtgctgctgtTACTACTGTGGAAGGGGTTGGAAGCATAAAAAACAGGATTAATCCAATTCAG GAAAGACTTGCCAAATGCCATGGCTCCCAGTGTGGCTTCTGCACCCCTGGAATGGTGATGTCCATATATGCTTTACTAAGAAACCATGTGAAACCTTCCATGGAACAGATAATTTCTGCTCTGGATG GTAATTTATGCCGTTGCACAGGATACAGGCCAATTATAGACAGCTATGCATCTTTCGCTAAG GAGCAAACATGTTGCCAGCTGAGAGGAACTGGGCAATGTTGCTTGGAACAGGAAGAACTTGGGTGCTCGTCTTCTGCAGGAGTTCGG ATTCGTTCAGGTCTTTGTAATCCAGCAGAATTCCTACCCGTGGATCCAACACAAGAATTTATATTTCCTCCTGAACTAATG AGAATGGCTCAAGAACAGCAAGGAAAAACTCttattttctgcagtaagaGAACAACATGGATTTCTCCCTCTAGCCTGAAGGAGCTTCTGGAGCTGAAAGCCAAGTATCCAAAGGCACCTCTGGTTGTGGGGAACACCAGTTTAG GACTCAACAAAAATGACTGTGATGCCTATCATCCAATCGTTCTCCATCCTTTGAGGATTCCAGAAATGCAAGTTGTGAGTATCACAGATGATG GGATAGTAATAGGAGCTACCTGTTGCCTCGCCCAGCTCAGAGATATTCTCATTGAGACTATCCCAAAACTcccagaggagaaaacaaaaatctaccAAGCTCTCTTGCAGCAGCTGAGAACTCTGGCTGGAGAACAGATCAGGAGCATGGCG TCTTTAGGAGGACATGTTGTCAGCAGGGGATCAGCCTGGGACTTGAACCCAATCTTATGTGCTGGCAAATCTGTTCTCAACTTGGCATCAGATG GTGGCAAGCGACAGATTTTTTTAGATGACCAGTTTCTTGCTGGCCATAAACATGCAGACATAGAGCCCAAGGAGGTCATTGTTTCTGTTCTTATCCCATATTCTACAAAG gaTGAGtttatttcagccttcagaCAAGCTGAACgtcagaaaaatgctttttccataGTGAATTCTGGATTGCGAGTCCTCTTCAGTCCAGGCACAGACACAATTGTAGATCTGAGTATTTTATATGGAGGCATTGGCTCAACCACACTCAGTGCAAGAAAGTCTTGTGAGAAGCTCATTGGAAG ACAGTGGAATGATCAGATGCTGAGTGAAGCTTGCAAACTGGTGCTGGAGGAAATTTCTCTTCCTCCATCAGCTTCAGGTGGAAAAGTAGAGTATAGAAGAACTCTGCTTGTCAGCTTCTTATTCAGATTTTACCTGGAAGTGTTACATGGCTTACATCAGATG TATCCCTTCAGGTATTCTGAACTCTCACAGGATAAGATGAGTGCTTTGGGAGTGCTACaaagtggtgttccccagggtgTCCAGCTCTATCAG GATGTTGACCCAGGGCAGTCTCCACAAGACCCTGTGGGTCGTCCCATCATGCACCAGTCTGGTATTAAGCACGCCACTGGTGAAGCGGTTTTCATTGACGACATTCGTCCAGTGGATGGAGAACTTTCATTGGCTGTGGTCACTAGCATTAAAGCCCATGCAAAGATTAA ATCAATTGACATTTCAGAAGCCCTTCAGGTGCCAGGAGTGATTAATGTGGTAACAGCAAAAGATGTTCCAGGGAAAAATGGCAATGATGAAGAGGAAGCATTTGCAAAAGACAAG GTCATTTGTGTTGGGCAGATAATCTGTGCTGTGGTTGCAGAGACACTGACACAGGCCCAGCGTGGAGCTAAAAAGGTGAAGATAGTGTATGAAGATCTGCAGCCAGTCCTCACCATTAAG gATGCAATAGAACATAATTCATACATTACTGAAGAAAGGAAACTAGAAAAAGGAGATATTGAGAAAGGATTTAAGTCTGCTGATAAAATCATAGAAG GTGAATTGCACATGGGAGGACAGGAACATTTCTACCTGGAGACAAATAGTGTGCTTGTTATTCCAAGAATGGAAGATAAAGAAATGGATGTGTATGTATCAACTCAGCATGCAACAGATGTACAG AAATTAGTGGCTTCAGCTTTAAACCTCCAGTCCAACAAAATTATGTGTCACACAAAACGTGTTGGTGGAGCATTTGGTGGGAAGATAACTAAGCCTTCATTCTTTGCTGTAATTGCAGCAGTGGCAGCCAACAA GACCGGGCGCCCAGTTCGTTTTGCCCTTGAAAGAAACATGGACATGTTAATCACTGGTGGACGTCACcctttctttggaaaatataaA GTTGGATTCATGAAGGATGGTAGAATAATAGCTGCAGATTTTCAATGCTATATAAATGGTGGCTGTACAAAAGATGAATCTGAGTTG GTGATTGAGTATATCGTGCTGAAAGTGGACAATGCATATAATATCCCTAATCTCCGAGTCAGGGGCCATGCCTGCAAGACTAATTTGCCTTCTAATACTGCCTTTCGAGGATTTGGGTTTCCTCAGGCAGGTCTGTTTGTGGAGACCTGTATTGTGGCTGTGGCAACCAAGACTGGACTACCACATGAGAAG GTTAGGGAAATAAACATGTACAGAGGAGTTAACCGGACAGCCTTCAAAGAAGAATTTGATGCAGAGAATCTGTGGAAATGTTGGAAGGAATGTTTGGATAAGTCTGACTACCACAGCCGGAACGCAAAGGTGGAAGAGTTTAACAGGAAGAattactggaaaaagaaagggattgCCATCATTCCCATGAAATTTTCTGTTGGATTTAATGCAACCTATTTTCATCAG GCTGGTGCTCTTGTCCATATCTACTTAGATGGGTCTGTACTAGTCACTCATGGTGGCATTGAACTTGGACAAGGAATTCACACTAAGATGTTACAG aTTGCCAGTCGTGAACTGAAGATACCACTGTCATATATACACTTCTGTGAAACAAGCTCAACAACCGTACCTAATGGCAAATACACAGCAGGATCAGTTGGGACAGAAATCAATGCAAGAGCAGTACAG GATGCTTGTCAAATCCTTTGGAAGCGTCTGGACCCTATCCGAAGAAAGAATCCTAAAGGCAAATGGGAAGACTGG TGA
- the AOX2 gene encoding aldehyde oxidase 2 isoform X2, translated as MACLDKQSDDLVFFVNGKKVIERKADPEELLLYYLRKELRLSGTKYGCGVGGCGACTVMLSTYDPVVKKIRHHPANSCLLPICSLHGAAVTTVEGVGSIKNRINPIQERLAKCHGSQCGFCTPGMVMSIYALLRNHVKPSMEQIISALDGNLCRCTGYRPIIDSYASFAKEQTCCQLRGTGQCCLEQEELGCSSSAGVRIRSGLCNPAEFLPVDPTQEFIFPPELMRMAQEQQGKTLIFCSKRTTWISPSSLKELLELKAKYPKAPLVVGNTSLGLNKNDCDAYHPIVLHPLRIPEMQVVSITDDGIVIGATCCLAQLRDILIETIPKLPEEKTKIYQALLQQLRTLAGEQIRSMASLGGHVVSRGSAWDLNPILCAGKSVLNLASDGGKRQIFLDDQFLAGHKHADIEPKEVIVSVLIPYSTKDEFISAFRQAERQKNAFSIVNSGLRVLFSPGTDTIVDLSILYGGIGSTTLSARKSCEKLIGRQWNDQMLSEACKLVLEEISLPPSASGGKVEYRRTLLVSFLFRFYLEVLHGLHQMYPFRYSELSQDKMSALGVLQSGVPQGVQLYQDVDPGQSPQDPVGRPIMHQSGIKHATGEAVFIDDIRPVDGELSLAVVTSIKAHAKIKSIDISEALQVPGVINVVTAKDVPGKNGNDEEEAFAKDKVICVGQIICAVVAETLTQAQRGAKKVKIVYEDLQPVLTIKDAIEHNSYITEERKLEKGDIEKGFKSADKIIEGELHMGGQEHFYLETNSVLVIPRMEDKEMDVYVSTQHATDVQKLVASALNLQSNKIMCHTKRVGGAFGGKITKPSFFAVIAAVAANKTGRPVRFALERNMDMLITGGRHPFFGKYKVGFMKDGRIIAADFQCYINGGCTKDESELVIEYIVLKVDNAYNIPNLRVRGHACKTNLPSNTAFRGFGFPQAGLFVETCIVAVATKTGLPHEKVREINMYRGVNRTAFKEEFDAENLWKCWKECLDKSDYHSRNAKVEEFNRKNYWKKKGIAIIPMKFSVGFNATYFHQAGALVHIYLDGSVLVTHGGIELGQGIHTKMLQIASRELKIPLSYIHFCETSSTTVPNGKYTAGSVGTEINARAVQDACQILWKRLDPIRRKNPKGKWEDWRLCDKHGLGNKERPCIPIFSLWSCLF; from the exons ACACCATCCTGCCAACTCCTGCCTGCTCCCCATATGCTCactgcatggtgctgctgtTACTACTGTGGAAGGGGTTGGAAGCATAAAAAACAGGATTAATCCAATTCAG GAAAGACTTGCCAAATGCCATGGCTCCCAGTGTGGCTTCTGCACCCCTGGAATGGTGATGTCCATATATGCTTTACTAAGAAACCATGTGAAACCTTCCATGGAACAGATAATTTCTGCTCTGGATG GTAATTTATGCCGTTGCACAGGATACAGGCCAATTATAGACAGCTATGCATCTTTCGCTAAG GAGCAAACATGTTGCCAGCTGAGAGGAACTGGGCAATGTTGCTTGGAACAGGAAGAACTTGGGTGCTCGTCTTCTGCAGGAGTTCGG ATTCGTTCAGGTCTTTGTAATCCAGCAGAATTCCTACCCGTGGATCCAACACAAGAATTTATATTTCCTCCTGAACTAATG AGAATGGCTCAAGAACAGCAAGGAAAAACTCttattttctgcagtaagaGAACAACATGGATTTCTCCCTCTAGCCTGAAGGAGCTTCTGGAGCTGAAAGCCAAGTATCCAAAGGCACCTCTGGTTGTGGGGAACACCAGTTTAG GACTCAACAAAAATGACTGTGATGCCTATCATCCAATCGTTCTCCATCCTTTGAGGATTCCAGAAATGCAAGTTGTGAGTATCACAGATGATG GGATAGTAATAGGAGCTACCTGTTGCCTCGCCCAGCTCAGAGATATTCTCATTGAGACTATCCCAAAACTcccagaggagaaaacaaaaatctaccAAGCTCTCTTGCAGCAGCTGAGAACTCTGGCTGGAGAACAGATCAGGAGCATGGCG TCTTTAGGAGGACATGTTGTCAGCAGGGGATCAGCCTGGGACTTGAACCCAATCTTATGTGCTGGCAAATCTGTTCTCAACTTGGCATCAGATG GTGGCAAGCGACAGATTTTTTTAGATGACCAGTTTCTTGCTGGCCATAAACATGCAGACATAGAGCCCAAGGAGGTCATTGTTTCTGTTCTTATCCCATATTCTACAAAG gaTGAGtttatttcagccttcagaCAAGCTGAACgtcagaaaaatgctttttccataGTGAATTCTGGATTGCGAGTCCTCTTCAGTCCAGGCACAGACACAATTGTAGATCTGAGTATTTTATATGGAGGCATTGGCTCAACCACACTCAGTGCAAGAAAGTCTTGTGAGAAGCTCATTGGAAG ACAGTGGAATGATCAGATGCTGAGTGAAGCTTGCAAACTGGTGCTGGAGGAAATTTCTCTTCCTCCATCAGCTTCAGGTGGAAAAGTAGAGTATAGAAGAACTCTGCTTGTCAGCTTCTTATTCAGATTTTACCTGGAAGTGTTACATGGCTTACATCAGATG TATCCCTTCAGGTATTCTGAACTCTCACAGGATAAGATGAGTGCTTTGGGAGTGCTACaaagtggtgttccccagggtgTCCAGCTCTATCAG GATGTTGACCCAGGGCAGTCTCCACAAGACCCTGTGGGTCGTCCCATCATGCACCAGTCTGGTATTAAGCACGCCACTGGTGAAGCGGTTTTCATTGACGACATTCGTCCAGTGGATGGAGAACTTTCATTGGCTGTGGTCACTAGCATTAAAGCCCATGCAAAGATTAA ATCAATTGACATTTCAGAAGCCCTTCAGGTGCCAGGAGTGATTAATGTGGTAACAGCAAAAGATGTTCCAGGGAAAAATGGCAATGATGAAGAGGAAGCATTTGCAAAAGACAAG GTCATTTGTGTTGGGCAGATAATCTGTGCTGTGGTTGCAGAGACACTGACACAGGCCCAGCGTGGAGCTAAAAAGGTGAAGATAGTGTATGAAGATCTGCAGCCAGTCCTCACCATTAAG gATGCAATAGAACATAATTCATACATTACTGAAGAAAGGAAACTAGAAAAAGGAGATATTGAGAAAGGATTTAAGTCTGCTGATAAAATCATAGAAG GTGAATTGCACATGGGAGGACAGGAACATTTCTACCTGGAGACAAATAGTGTGCTTGTTATTCCAAGAATGGAAGATAAAGAAATGGATGTGTATGTATCAACTCAGCATGCAACAGATGTACAG AAATTAGTGGCTTCAGCTTTAAACCTCCAGTCCAACAAAATTATGTGTCACACAAAACGTGTTGGTGGAGCATTTGGTGGGAAGATAACTAAGCCTTCATTCTTTGCTGTAATTGCAGCAGTGGCAGCCAACAA GACCGGGCGCCCAGTTCGTTTTGCCCTTGAAAGAAACATGGACATGTTAATCACTGGTGGACGTCACcctttctttggaaaatataaA GTTGGATTCATGAAGGATGGTAGAATAATAGCTGCAGATTTTCAATGCTATATAAATGGTGGCTGTACAAAAGATGAATCTGAGTTG GTGATTGAGTATATCGTGCTGAAAGTGGACAATGCATATAATATCCCTAATCTCCGAGTCAGGGGCCATGCCTGCAAGACTAATTTGCCTTCTAATACTGCCTTTCGAGGATTTGGGTTTCCTCAGGCAGGTCTGTTTGTGGAGACCTGTATTGTGGCTGTGGCAACCAAGACTGGACTACCACATGAGAAG GTTAGGGAAATAAACATGTACAGAGGAGTTAACCGGACAGCCTTCAAAGAAGAATTTGATGCAGAGAATCTGTGGAAATGTTGGAAGGAATGTTTGGATAAGTCTGACTACCACAGCCGGAACGCAAAGGTGGAAGAGTTTAACAGGAAGAattactggaaaaagaaagggattgCCATCATTCCCATGAAATTTTCTGTTGGATTTAATGCAACCTATTTTCATCAG GCTGGTGCTCTTGTCCATATCTACTTAGATGGGTCTGTACTAGTCACTCATGGTGGCATTGAACTTGGACAAGGAATTCACACTAAGATGTTACAG aTTGCCAGTCGTGAACTGAAGATACCACTGTCATATATACACTTCTGTGAAACAAGCTCAACAACCGTACCTAATGGCAAATACACAGCAGGATCAGTTGGGACAGAAATCAATGCAAGAGCAGTACAG GATGCTTGTCAAATCCTTTGGAAGCGTCTGGACCCTATCCGAAGAAAGAATCCTAAAGGCAAATGGGAAGACTGG AGGTTATGTGACAAACATGGACTGGGAAACAAAGAAAGGCCATGCATTCCCATATTTTCTCTATGGAGCTGCCTGTTCTGA
- the AOX2 gene encoding aldehyde oxidase 2 isoform X1, whose translation MACLDKQSDDLVFFVNGKKVIERKADPEELLLYYLRKELRLSGTKYGCGVGGCGACTVMLSTYDPVVKKIRHHPANSCLLPICSLHGAAVTTVEGVGSIKNRINPIQERLAKCHGSQCGFCTPGMVMSIYALLRNHVKPSMEQIISALDGNLCRCTGYRPIIDSYASFAKEQTCCQLRGTGQCCLEQEELGCSSSAGVRIRSGLCNPAEFLPVDPTQEFIFPPELMRMAQEQQGKTLIFCSKRTTWISPSSLKELLELKAKYPKAPLVVGNTSLGLNKNDCDAYHPIVLHPLRIPEMQVVSITDDGIVIGATCCLAQLRDILIETIPKLPEEKTKIYQALLQQLRTLAGEQIRSMASLGGHVVSRGSAWDLNPILCAGKSVLNLASDGGKRQIFLDDQFLAGHKHADIEPKEVIVSVLIPYSTKDEFISAFRQAERQKNAFSIVNSGLRVLFSPGTDTIVDLSILYGGIGSTTLSARKSCEKLIGRQWNDQMLSEACKLVLEEISLPPSASGGKVEYRRTLLVSFLFRFYLEVLHGLHQMYPFRYSELSQDKMSALGVLQSGVPQGVQLYQDVDPGQSPQDPVGRPIMHQSGIKHATGEAVFIDDIRPVDGELSLAVVTSIKAHAKIKSIDISEALQVPGVINVVTAKDVPGKNGNDEEEAFAKDKVICVGQIICAVVAETLTQAQRGAKKVKIVYEDLQPVLTIKDAIEHNSYITEERKLEKGDIEKGFKSADKIIEGELHMGGQEHFYLETNSVLVIPRMEDKEMDVYVSTQHATDVQKLVASALNLQSNKIMCHTKRVGGAFGGKITKPSFFAVIAAVAANKTGRPVRFALERNMDMLITGGRHPFFGKYKVGFMKDGRIIAADFQCYINGGCTKDESELVIEYIVLKVDNAYNIPNLRVRGHACKTNLPSNTAFRGFGFPQAGLFVETCIVAVATKTGLPHEKVREINMYRGVNRTAFKEEFDAENLWKCWKECLDKSDYHSRNAKVEEFNRKNYWKKKGIAIIPMKFSVGFNATYFHQAGALVHIYLDGSVLVTHGGIELGQGIHTKMLQIASRELKIPLSYIHFCETSSTTVPNGKYTAGSVGTEINARAVQDACQILWKRLDPIRRKNPKGKWEDWISEAHKKSISLSATGYFKLCDKHGLGNKERPCIPIFSLWSCLF comes from the exons ACACCATCCTGCCAACTCCTGCCTGCTCCCCATATGCTCactgcatggtgctgctgtTACTACTGTGGAAGGGGTTGGAAGCATAAAAAACAGGATTAATCCAATTCAG GAAAGACTTGCCAAATGCCATGGCTCCCAGTGTGGCTTCTGCACCCCTGGAATGGTGATGTCCATATATGCTTTACTAAGAAACCATGTGAAACCTTCCATGGAACAGATAATTTCTGCTCTGGATG GTAATTTATGCCGTTGCACAGGATACAGGCCAATTATAGACAGCTATGCATCTTTCGCTAAG GAGCAAACATGTTGCCAGCTGAGAGGAACTGGGCAATGTTGCTTGGAACAGGAAGAACTTGGGTGCTCGTCTTCTGCAGGAGTTCGG ATTCGTTCAGGTCTTTGTAATCCAGCAGAATTCCTACCCGTGGATCCAACACAAGAATTTATATTTCCTCCTGAACTAATG AGAATGGCTCAAGAACAGCAAGGAAAAACTCttattttctgcagtaagaGAACAACATGGATTTCTCCCTCTAGCCTGAAGGAGCTTCTGGAGCTGAAAGCCAAGTATCCAAAGGCACCTCTGGTTGTGGGGAACACCAGTTTAG GACTCAACAAAAATGACTGTGATGCCTATCATCCAATCGTTCTCCATCCTTTGAGGATTCCAGAAATGCAAGTTGTGAGTATCACAGATGATG GGATAGTAATAGGAGCTACCTGTTGCCTCGCCCAGCTCAGAGATATTCTCATTGAGACTATCCCAAAACTcccagaggagaaaacaaaaatctaccAAGCTCTCTTGCAGCAGCTGAGAACTCTGGCTGGAGAACAGATCAGGAGCATGGCG TCTTTAGGAGGACATGTTGTCAGCAGGGGATCAGCCTGGGACTTGAACCCAATCTTATGTGCTGGCAAATCTGTTCTCAACTTGGCATCAGATG GTGGCAAGCGACAGATTTTTTTAGATGACCAGTTTCTTGCTGGCCATAAACATGCAGACATAGAGCCCAAGGAGGTCATTGTTTCTGTTCTTATCCCATATTCTACAAAG gaTGAGtttatttcagccttcagaCAAGCTGAACgtcagaaaaatgctttttccataGTGAATTCTGGATTGCGAGTCCTCTTCAGTCCAGGCACAGACACAATTGTAGATCTGAGTATTTTATATGGAGGCATTGGCTCAACCACACTCAGTGCAAGAAAGTCTTGTGAGAAGCTCATTGGAAG ACAGTGGAATGATCAGATGCTGAGTGAAGCTTGCAAACTGGTGCTGGAGGAAATTTCTCTTCCTCCATCAGCTTCAGGTGGAAAAGTAGAGTATAGAAGAACTCTGCTTGTCAGCTTCTTATTCAGATTTTACCTGGAAGTGTTACATGGCTTACATCAGATG TATCCCTTCAGGTATTCTGAACTCTCACAGGATAAGATGAGTGCTTTGGGAGTGCTACaaagtggtgttccccagggtgTCCAGCTCTATCAG GATGTTGACCCAGGGCAGTCTCCACAAGACCCTGTGGGTCGTCCCATCATGCACCAGTCTGGTATTAAGCACGCCACTGGTGAAGCGGTTTTCATTGACGACATTCGTCCAGTGGATGGAGAACTTTCATTGGCTGTGGTCACTAGCATTAAAGCCCATGCAAAGATTAA ATCAATTGACATTTCAGAAGCCCTTCAGGTGCCAGGAGTGATTAATGTGGTAACAGCAAAAGATGTTCCAGGGAAAAATGGCAATGATGAAGAGGAAGCATTTGCAAAAGACAAG GTCATTTGTGTTGGGCAGATAATCTGTGCTGTGGTTGCAGAGACACTGACACAGGCCCAGCGTGGAGCTAAAAAGGTGAAGATAGTGTATGAAGATCTGCAGCCAGTCCTCACCATTAAG gATGCAATAGAACATAATTCATACATTACTGAAGAAAGGAAACTAGAAAAAGGAGATATTGAGAAAGGATTTAAGTCTGCTGATAAAATCATAGAAG GTGAATTGCACATGGGAGGACAGGAACATTTCTACCTGGAGACAAATAGTGTGCTTGTTATTCCAAGAATGGAAGATAAAGAAATGGATGTGTATGTATCAACTCAGCATGCAACAGATGTACAG AAATTAGTGGCTTCAGCTTTAAACCTCCAGTCCAACAAAATTATGTGTCACACAAAACGTGTTGGTGGAGCATTTGGTGGGAAGATAACTAAGCCTTCATTCTTTGCTGTAATTGCAGCAGTGGCAGCCAACAA GACCGGGCGCCCAGTTCGTTTTGCCCTTGAAAGAAACATGGACATGTTAATCACTGGTGGACGTCACcctttctttggaaaatataaA GTTGGATTCATGAAGGATGGTAGAATAATAGCTGCAGATTTTCAATGCTATATAAATGGTGGCTGTACAAAAGATGAATCTGAGTTG GTGATTGAGTATATCGTGCTGAAAGTGGACAATGCATATAATATCCCTAATCTCCGAGTCAGGGGCCATGCCTGCAAGACTAATTTGCCTTCTAATACTGCCTTTCGAGGATTTGGGTTTCCTCAGGCAGGTCTGTTTGTGGAGACCTGTATTGTGGCTGTGGCAACCAAGACTGGACTACCACATGAGAAG GTTAGGGAAATAAACATGTACAGAGGAGTTAACCGGACAGCCTTCAAAGAAGAATTTGATGCAGAGAATCTGTGGAAATGTTGGAAGGAATGTTTGGATAAGTCTGACTACCACAGCCGGAACGCAAAGGTGGAAGAGTTTAACAGGAAGAattactggaaaaagaaagggattgCCATCATTCCCATGAAATTTTCTGTTGGATTTAATGCAACCTATTTTCATCAG GCTGGTGCTCTTGTCCATATCTACTTAGATGGGTCTGTACTAGTCACTCATGGTGGCATTGAACTTGGACAAGGAATTCACACTAAGATGTTACAG aTTGCCAGTCGTGAACTGAAGATACCACTGTCATATATACACTTCTGTGAAACAAGCTCAACAACCGTACCTAATGGCAAATACACAGCAGGATCAGTTGGGACAGAAATCAATGCAAGAGCAGTACAG GATGCTTGTCAAATCCTTTGGAAGCGTCTGGACCCTATCCGAAGAAAGAATCCTAAAGGCAAATGGGAAGACTGG ATCAGTGAAGCTCACAAGAAGAGCATCAGCCTTTCAGCTACTGGTTATTTCAA GTTATGTGACAAACATGGACTGGGAAACAAAGAAAGGCCATGCATTCCCATATTTTCTCTATGGAGCTGCCTGTTCTGA